The window TAAGGTTTTGTCTGGTAATACCGGATAATCAAAGTCTAACAATCCCATATGTCCTAAACTTAATTTTTGGGTTTCTAGTAATGGAAAGGTTGATGCGATGTGATATTTCTTCTTTTTTAATAATTTTGATGCGTATACTAGAAAAGCAGTTTTTCCAGTTCCTAATGAACCAATAACAATATTTAATGGTGAGTTTTTTAAGAAATTAATAACTTTGTTAATTTGTGTTAAATTACCGATTTTAAAAAGGAAAATTAAAATACAACCCGCTAAAAATAAATAGCTTACAATGTTTTTAAAATAACCGTTGTAAATGTATCAAATTGCTCCCCAATGTCATAAAATTAAAAATGAGGTGCGATTCAATTCAATAAAATGGTTATTTTTTTCTATTACTCATTTGCAAAATTTCATCTTGCACCTCACTTTATTTTTTTCTTATCGTACTGCCCCAAGTAATTTTTCAAACATTTTAAAGCAAATAAAGAATATTGCCAAAATAAATGGAAAAATGAAGATTCAGTAGTCAGCAAAGAAGTTACCGACTTGTGGCATATTAACAGCAATAATATCTCACATTTTAGTAAACGCTGTCATAATTGCATTTCATAATTTAGTCATCGCATCATTAGCTGTTATTTTTTCTGCTGTTGCTGGTGCATCGGCCAAGAAAGTTCCAATCATATAATCACCTCCTTTCTCTTTAAAACATTCATCATTTATATTCAAAGTTTTTCTTAAATTTGTTAAAACCACGGTTAACCTTAACACTATTGTATTTTTTCCTAATTAATTTTGAATTTCTTTGGGAATGCATCACAATGTAACTTCTTGACATTACTTTTGCCTCTATCTAAATACTGATATTGTTTTTCAAAGTAACATTAGAATAAATCACACCATAATCGCTGTTAAAAATCAAAAAGCAATGGTTGCTATTAAAAGCCAAAGTGGTGTTTCGGTTAAATCAATTTCTTTACCACCAGTAATGTAAGCCGGAATAGTTGTAATTTGAATAAATAAATCTCAGAAAGTTTGTTTAATTTGCTCTCAATTAAATTCTTTTAAATTTACCGTCATTTTTTATTTCCCAAAAATCATTTTTATTGGTAAATACATAATTGAAATTAATGCGAAAAGAAAAGTAATGATAATAATTAATCCGGCAATAAACGCAACTTGTGCAGGCATTTTTTCTATCGGAATAAACAGTTCTAAGAATTCCATGATAATTTTTCAAAACATTATTTTTTATCCGCGTTATTTTCTTTTGAATTAGGAGCTTTAACTCATTCTTCAAAGCGAGCAATAAATACTTTTTCGTCTTTCGTGAAATTACCAGCATTATTTTTAATGGCATTTTTATATTTAATTCGCATTTTTATTTTGGCATAAATTTTATAAGCAACATATGCCAATAGCATGATGCTGATAATAATAAATATTAATCCAATCGCAATATTCATCTTTAAACTCCTTTAAAATAGTTATAATTTATATCTTTTTTGTTGTTTTCTTTTTCGGCAATGAAGAAGCTTAATAATTCTTGTCCCTTAATTAATTTGGTTTCATTTTCTTTTTTATTAATTAGACTTCTTGCAAAATTATAATTATCATATTAATTTTTAAATTTAAAAATAATTTTTAGATTATTTTTACAAATATTTTGTCATTAAAACATAATAAAAATTATTATTTACAATAAAAAAAGACTGAAATTTTAAATTATCAAATATATTTAAACTAATAGTTGTAAATTATAAATTGAAGCTATTAAATTAAATCTTAAAGCAAATCTTTTTCTACGATTTCGATATTTTTCACTAATAATTTTAAATTTTTTAAGTATAGCAAAAACATTTTCAATAACAATTCTCATTTTTGAAATTCGCTCATTATTTTGCTTTTCTTCTTTATTTAAAGGGTTTTTCTTTGATTTTCTTTTAGGAATTAAAACATTATGATTAATTTTTTGTATGCCTTGATAACCTAAATCCACTAAAACAGTTGTTTCTGGTAAAAATTTAATTTTTGAATCTTTTAAAATTTTAAAGTCATGGTTTTTACCATAAGAAAAATCAGAACTAATAATTTTTTTACTATCTTTTTCAATTATAACTTGTGTTTTTATTGTGTGTTTTTTCTTTTTTCCTGAGTAGTGCTGTTTTTGTCTTTTTTTGGGCGTTGGATTTGGCTTTCAGTTACATCAATTATAACAGTCTTATCTTTGAAATAATCTTTTAATAGTGATTTTTGACCAGTAAGTTGTTGAAAATTAGGGTGTTTTATTAAAGTGTCTTCAATTCATTTGATATTTCTATAACAACTACTTTCACTAATATCATAACTTTTTGCAATATGAAAATAAGTTCTATATTCTCTTCAATATTCTAAAGTCATTAAAATACGATTTTCTAATGATAATTTATTGGTTCTTCCGCGACGAAATCTCTTTTTTAATTCTTCTATTTTTAAAATTTCTAGCATTTTATTAAAAGTAGTATGTTTAATACCAGTTAATCTTAAAAAATTTTTATCACTTATTTGATTATTTTTTTTAAATTTCATTTAAATTCCACCTTTTTATTAAAAACAACAATTCAATTATATTTTAAATTAATTTTGCAAGAAGTCTATTGAAATTATTTGATATTTACTATCCTTGATTATTCCGACACAAATAGAATTTTCATATTTTCCTTAATAAACAAATCGCTTTGGAAACCAAATACCGATTTGTTTATTAAATCACGGAATTTTTGGTGCTTTAATAAGCATTGCGTTTTGTGTTTCTTTTAAAAGATATTTCTTAGTATTTAAGAAAATGTTTTCAATGTTTTTCATAATAAATTACCTTTCTTATAGATAAACTAAGTTATATTAACTAAGTTTGTTAGTTAACTTAGTTTTTTAAACACTTATATATCGCAGATTTAAGTGTTTAAAAAACTAGTTACTTTTCTTTCAAAATTAATCAAATACTTTTCCACCTAACAAAAATTTACGCGTCCATTTATTTTAGTTTATTGAATAGTAAAAAACATCATTAGTTAAAATGATGTTCTTCTATGAATATACTTAAATTCAGTATTATAAGGATTAATCTTAATGTTTAAAGTTTGTTCTAATCTTTTAATATCAATTAATTCTTTTTTATTATTTACTAATGTAATTGCAATTCCGGTTTCACCAGCTCGTCCTGTTCTGCCAATACGATGCACATAACTTTCTTGTTCACGAGGTAAATCATAATTAAAAATATAATCAATCCCATCAACATCAATGCCCCGTGCTGCTACATCAGTAGCAATTAACACTTGAACTTTATTAGTTCTAAAAGCATTCATTGCTTTATTTCTTTCACTTTGTCGCTTATCACCATTAATAACAGCTGACTTAATGCCATTTTCTCATAATATTTTAGCAATTCTTTCAGTATATGCTTTGGTATTAGAAAAAACAATACTTAAATTTGGTTGAATTTTCAAAAATAAATCCACTAACGCACAATCTTTACTTGTATTTCTTGTATTAATAAAATATTGTTTAATATTATTTAATTCCGCAGCATTTCTTTTAATACTTATTTGAACCGGACTATTTTGATAGTTATTAGCAACTTCTAAAACAGCACGATTCATTGTTGCTGAAAACAATAATGTTTGATACTTTGATGTAATGCTCGTAAATATTTTATCAATATCTTGTTTGAATCCCATTTTTAACATTTCATCAGCTTCATCTAAAACTACAGTTTGAATATCATTCAATCTTAAAGTTCTGCGTTGAATATGATCAACAATTCGTCCTGGTGTCCCAACAACAATATTACTATTTTTTAAACTATAAATTTGTCTTCGTAAATCCGAACCACCAAATAATGCTGTCGCATTAACTCCTTCTAAATAAAAAGCATATTTTCTTACTTGATCTAAAACTTGTAATGCTAACTCTCTTGTTGGACAAACAATCATTGCTTGTACTCTTCGTAGTTTTGGATTTAAATTATTTAAGATTGGTAATACGAAAGCAGCGGTTTTTCCTGTTCCTGTATGACTTTTTCCAATAATATCATAATTTTCTAATGCTAACGGAATTGTTTTCTTTTGAATTTCAGTAGGGTTAACATAACCCGCCTTTGAAATTGCTCGCTTTAAGTTATTATTTAAATTTAAGTCATCAAAACTTATATTATCTTCCTTTAAATTTAATTCATTAAAACTCATATTTTTCCTCCTTGAATATAGTTGCATAAATAAATGGTGTTATGACATTTTTTATTGTCAATTCATCACATATCGGCGCCTATAAAGCAAGGGAATTGTAATGTACAGTATTTTATTTAACAACCTAATTATTATAAACTATTTTATTCAATACTACAACTAATATATACATTATGGTCGTGTTTAGTTTTCTTAGGTATTGCTTTGAAGAAGTAAAACAATCAGCTAATTATATTATTTAATTACTAAACCAACCATACCTTTCTTGTTATTGTCATTTTTATTCTTTTTCATTTTATCATATTATTGAATTTTTACACAATGAAAAATTATTAATTTTATTAAATTTTAACTAATATTTTTACTTACTTAAATGTAATATATTTATTTGTATATACAATTCTACCTTTATTAATTCAACTATCATCATTTTTCTTATTATATTTATTTCATAATGAACTTTTATATATTTCTTTTCTGATTTCTATTTCTGAATTAATATTTTCATTAATGTAATGTAATACATTTAATTTGTTTAAATTTGCCATTCTTAAATGTAATAGGTTATTTAAATTCTTATGATTATATATTTTTGCTCCATATCCTAATTGTTGTTTTACTAAATGTGATACATCACTTTCAATGCTACAACCAATATTTCATTCTAAATTTTGATTATGAATACCTTGCTTATTATTACTGAAATAATTACTCGCCTTTCTTAAATTTATTTTAATATCTTTATTTAATTCATTTTTAGCAACATTACGAATGTTTTTGATTAATTCTTGATGATTGCCATCCTTATAAAATTTAATTCAACTATTTAATGTTACTTTGCGATTTTCAAAAATAATATTAAATGCCGTTTGTTTTAATTTTTTAATAGCATGATAACCATCTAAAATATATCTAACATTACCAAAGCTATTGGCAATTTCTCTAATTCAAGAATCACCATCGCCACAAACAATTATTTTGTCATAATTAATATTCACATAATGTTTTTGTAATTCTCTAATTAATAAATCACGATAATCCATCGTATTTATTCGTTTACCAACTTTTAACATTAGAAAATGACCTCGTTTGTTTTCTAATTCTCTACGAGCATTTTTGTAATTTTTTTCTTTATGTCCGGTATGAAAAGTAACTAAACGAATTCTTTGGTCTTGTTTAACTTTCTGATCTAATGTCGCCAAAAATGTTTCATCTAGTTGAATATATAAATTCTTATTTTTGACATCAATTCTAGTTTTAGTTTCTTTTTCTGCTAATTGAAAATATTCGGCAATATCGTATTTATTTAAAATATTTGAAATACTACCTTTTGAAATATAACAATGATTTAGAGCATCTAAAACATCAAGATAGCGTTTGCCATCACCCAGAAGACTTAAAACTTTAAATTGGACATCAAAATAAATGCGTTGTTTGGGTAATAGACCAATTTCTTTATCTAACAAACATACATATTCAAATTTACCTGATTTTTGATTTCAATATTTATATCGGCGTCGTTTAAAAGTAACATCACCAAAAATTGTAATAATTGTTCTTGGTGCAAAATGAACTACTTTATAACCTTGTTTTAACCGATAATGATATTTATATAAGTATTCATCTAATTTTTCATATTCATTAGCCAATTGTTCACATTTATTGGTGTACATATTTTTATGGGTTGCGAATAAACTGAATCAATGCTTGTTTTCTAAGGTTTTTACATTATTATTAATTTCTAACATAAAAAATCACCTTTCTCGGTAGAGTAATTTTAACAAAGTTAAATTTCGTTAGTTTATTTTTCTGTTTTAATGATAATTTTTTTCTAGAATTAGTATTTAATATTCTTAAAAAATGATAGAAATTCTTATTTAATAAGTTATAATCAACTTGTATTAATTAGACTGTACAAATTTTAGAAAGGATGTTGATTGTTCGATAAATTTTATTAATTAGTAAAATTAACGAAAAGGATTTGATTAATATGAAAAAATTACTTAGTTTATTAAGTACAATAACAATAGCGAGTAGTGGAATGGCGGGAATCGTTGCCAATAGTCCTTATCCAACACAAGAAAAATTAGAAAATATAAATTATAAAAGACAAAAACGAAGCAATAATGAAAATAATAAAATAAATAGAACAAAAATTGTCATTAGAACGAATAGGGAAATTTATGCTAGTGGAATTATTTTAAATAATAAAGTATATTTTGGTTCACAAGATCATAATGTTTATGAATATGATCCAGTGACAAATCAACAAATAATTGTCATTAGAACAGAAAATAAAATTTTTTCTTCTGGTGTTGTTTTAAATAACAAAGTATATTTTGGTTCACAAGATCATAATGTTTATGAATATGATCCAGTAACAAATCAACAAAAAATTGTTATTAGAACAAAAGGAGAAGTTTGATCTTCTGGTGTTGTTTTAAACAATAAATTATATGTTGGTTCATGAGATCATAATGTTTATGAATATGATCCAGTAACAAATCAACAAAAAGTTGTTATTAAAACAGAAGGGCAAGTTTGATCTTCTGGTAGAATTTTAAACAATAAATTATATTTTTGTTCATTAGATGAACATAATATTTATGAATATGATCCAGTGACAAATCAACAAAAAATTGCTATTAAAACAAATGGTGAAGTTTATTCTAGTGGAGTTACTTTAAATAATAAATTATATTTTGGTTCACATGATAATAATGTTTATGAGTATGAGCCGATTACAGGCCAACAAAAAGTTGTTATTAAAGCAAATGGTATAATTGATTCTTCTGGTGTGGTTTTTAAAAACAAAATATATTTTGGTTCGGATGATAGTAATGTTTATGAGTATGACCCTACAACGGCAAAACAAAAAGTTGTTATTAAAGCAAATAGCTGAATAAGATCTTCTGGTGTGGTTTTCAACAATAAATTATATTTTGGTTCACACGATAATAATGTTTATGAGTATGATCCAATTACAGGACAGCAAAAAATCATTATTAGAACAAATAACAATGTTGATTCTTCTGGTGTGGTTTTAAATAATAAATTATATTTTGGTTCACAAGATCATAATGTTTATGAATATAGTGAATACTATTTAAATTCAAATTTATGACAAATTAATGATAATTCTGATACTGAAATTTTGAATGAATTAAATTATTTAAATCCTGATTTAGATATTTCACAATTAGAAATTATTAGTAAAACAAATAATTCAGCTATAGTAAAAATAAAAGATAATTTAAATAATAATGATAATAATATAAAAATACATTATTCAATTGATAATGGGCAAAATAAAATTATTAATTTAAATGAATTGATTAAAAAAGCATTATTTTTTAAATTTCGAGACGAAAATCCTAATTTAAAATTTAAGGAAATAAATTATATTGATACTGATAATTTAAATTTTTGAGATATTGAAATAACAAAAAAAGAAAATTCATTTTTATGATCTAATGTTCCTAAAAATGTATGTTCTGATAGAGAAATTATCAATAAAACTCCAAATACAAGATCATTTAATGTACCTGCTTGTGAATATAATTCAAAATCAAAATTAGTATTTCAAATTACAACAGGATTAACTAAAACAAAACAAGAAAATAAATTAAATGGTTGAAACATAAATTCTGATGATGAAATAAAATTAACAGATTTTACAAATATAAATAATGAAAATTCTGAAATCATTAATGTATTATCAAATGAATTTGATTTATCAAACACAAATAAACAAGAAAAAGAAATGATTTTAAGTATTTTTAAGGAACCCGCTGATAAATTTGAACTTAATCCCAATGAAAAATTAAAAATTACTTATCCAGTAAGAATAATTACATCTAAAGTTATATTAAATTTAAAACAAAAAATTACAGGAAATATTACTGCCAAAATAATTGATGATAACAATAAAGAACAAATAGTTACATTATCAATTACAGAAGTAATGCAAATTTTACAAAAATATAATTTATTACCCAATGAAATTACTATAGATAAAAACAATGATAAAATAACATTTAACGGTGAAGCATTTTTTTCATCAGAAAGAGAAGGGTCGGTAAGAACAAATACAGTTACTACTATAGTATAAAGTTTTATAAAAACGATATTAGCTATTTAGAACAATAACTTTAATTAAAACAAGCCCAACAAGTTTAAATTTCTTGTAAAAATAAAAAATATTCAAACCAGTAATTAACTAAAATTACTGGTTTTTATTTTGACAAAATAAAAAAATGAAAAAGTTGTTTAAGAGCAGTATCATCATATAAAGCTACATTTTGGAGCCTGTCCAAAATTCTGTGTCTCGATAATTCATTCTGAATTATACTTAAAAGAAGGAGAACAGAAAATGACAAAAAAAATAAAAAAAGAACCTGACGCAATTGATAAAGTTGTTGATTATTTTTTAGAAAATATTGATAATCCACAAGATTTATTTAAAGGCAATACTATTTTTCAGGAATTTACCAAAAAATTAACTGAACGAATGTTAAATACGGAAATTAAAGATTATCTTGAAACTGATGAGAATCATAATAAAAGAAATGGCAACACACAAAAAACCATTATTACTAAAAATGGTTCAATCGCAATTGATGTACCAAGAGATCGAAATAGTACTTTTGAACCAGTAATTATTCCAAAAAGACAAAGAAGATTTGATAACTTTGATCAAAAAGTAATTTCTTTATATGCAAGAGGAATGACAATTTCTGATATCAAAGCACAATTGCAAGAATTCTATCACGGAGCAGAAATTTCAGAAAGTTTAATTAGTCAAATAACTGATGATGTTATTGAAGAAGTTAAAATGTGACAAACTAAACCTTTAGAGAAGATTTATCCGATTGTTTATTTTGATTGTATTGTTGTTAAAGTAAAGCAAGATAAACGAATAATAAATAAAGCAGTTTATCTTGCCTTAGGAATTAATTTAGATGGTTTAAAAGATATTTTAGGAATGTGAATTAGTGAGAATGAGGGAGCCAAATTTTGACTTAATAATCTTACGGAAATGAAAAATCGTGGGTTACAAGATATTCTTGTTGCTTGTAGTGATAATTTAACTGGGATGTCTGATGCAATAGAAGCTGTTTTCCCAAAAACACAGCATCAATTATGCATTGTTCATCAAATTCGCAATAGTTTAAAATTTGTTCCTTACAAAGATCGCAAACTTGTAGCTAATGATTTAAAATCAATTTATACAGCAATTAATGAAGAAATAGCGTTAATTGCTTTAGATCATTTTTCAGAAAAATGAAATAAAAAGTATCCACAAATTACTAAATCATGAAAAAATAACTGAAATAATTTAATAATTTTTCTTGAATATCCTCAGGAATTTAGAAGAATTATTTACACAACTAATGCGATTGAATCTGTTAATAGTCAATTAAGAAAAGTCATTAAGAATAAAAAGATTTTTCCTAATGACGCATCAGTTTTTAAAATATTTTATTTAGCATTTCAAAATATGGTTAAGAAATGAACGATGCCAATTCAAAATTGGGGTAGTGCAATTTCACATTTAATGATAAAATTTGAGGACAGAGTGAATTTAAGTTAATTACTTAGAGACACAGTTAATTGTACAGTCCCACATTTTGGGGTAGTGATTTTAACAGTTTTTTAATTTAGTTATTAAGGATTTTCAATTTCAATTTCAAAATTATTTGTACATATTAAACTATAATCTGTTGTATTATCATCTTGTTTGTAGTCATTTAAATTTGTGCCTTGTGCTTTAATTGTTATTTTTTTATTGATTACTCATTCTTTCTTTCCTGCTTTGGTTCCATATGTAGTTATTAATTTTTGAATTTTTTGTTGTTTACTCTGATTATTAGAGAATTCTGATTGTATAAATTTGAAAGTAAGATTGTTTAAATTTTTTAATTCCGGTAATTTTTCATTTAGATTGATATTATCTTCTTTCTTTATGTTAACTTCTATAAGTCTGGTTGTTGGCCAAGTTACGAGGTCACCAAAATGAAACCTCACCTTTTGTAAGTTTTTGATTTCAAAATTATAAATTTTATTAATATCTTTATTACTATCTTTATTTTTTTGTTTTACTGGTTCATTTGTTTTTTTGGAACAGCCGATTATTGGTAGTGTTATTAATCCTAAAACAGCGGTTATATTTAAAAATTTCATAAAATTAACTCCTTTATTTTATTTTTTCAATATATATATATATATATATATATATATATTATACAAAAATTCTTAATATCATTA is drawn from Spiroplasma endosymbiont of Clivina fossor and contains these coding sequences:
- a CDS encoding transposase family protein; this encodes MKTQVIIEKDSKKIISSDFSYGKNHDFKILKDSKIKFLPETTVLVDLGYQGIQKINHNVLIPKRKSKKNPLNKEEKQNNERISKMRIVIENVFAILKKFKIISEKYRNRRKRFALRFNLIASIYNLQLLV
- a CDS encoding transposase family protein → MKFKKNNQISDKNFLRLTGIKHTTFNKMLEILKIEELKKRFRRGRTNKLSLENRILMTLEYWREYRTYFHIAKSYDISESSCYRNIKWIEDTLIKHPNFQQLTGQKSLLKDYFKDKTVIIDVTESQIQRPKKDKNSTTQEKRKNTQ
- a CDS encoding DEAD/DEAH box helicase — protein: MSFNELNLKEDNISFDDLNLNNNLKRAISKAGYVNPTEIQKKTIPLALENYDIIGKSHTGTGKTAAFVLPILNNLNPKLRRVQAMIVCPTRELALQVLDQVRKYAFYLEGVNATALFGGSDLRRQIYSLKNSNIVVGTPGRIVDHIQRRTLRLNDIQTVVLDEADEMLKMGFKQDIDKIFTSITSKYQTLLFSATMNRAVLEVANNYQNSPVQISIKRNAAELNNIKQYFINTRNTSKDCALVDLFLKIQPNLSIVFSNTKAYTERIAKILWENGIKSAVINGDKRQSERNKAMNAFRTNKVQVLIATDVAARGIDVDGIDYIFNYDLPREQESYVHRIGRTGRAGETGIAITLVNNKKELIDIKRLEQTLNIKINPYNTEFKYIHRRTSF
- a CDS encoding Mbov_0401 family ICE element transposase-like protein, translating into MLEINNNVKTLENKHWFSLFATHKNMYTNKCEQLANEYEKLDEYLYKYHYRLKQGYKVVHFAPRTIITIFGDVTFKRRRYKYWNQKSGKFEYVCLLDKEIGLLPKQRIYFDVQFKVLSLLGDGKRYLDVLDALNHCYISKGSISNILNKYDIAEYFQLAEKETKTRIDVKNKNLYIQLDETFLATLDQKVKQDQRIRLVTFHTGHKEKNYKNARRELENKRGHFLMLKVGKRINTMDYRDLLIRELQKHYVNINYDKIIVCGDGDSWIREIANSFGNVRYILDGYHAIKKLKQTAFNIIFENRKVTLNSWIKFYKDGNHQELIKNIRNVAKNELNKDIKINLRKASNYFSNNKQGIHNQNLEWNIGCSIESDVSHLVKQQLGYGAKIYNHKNLNNLLHLRMANLNKLNVLHYINENINSEIEIRKEIYKSSLWNKYNKKNDDSWINKGRIVYTNKYITFK
- a CDS encoding PQQ-binding-like beta-propeller repeat protein, with translation MKKLLSLLSTITIASSGMAGIVANSPYPTQEKLENINYKRQKRSNNENNKINRTKIVIRTNREIYASGIILNNKVYFGSQDHNVYEYDPVTNQQIIVIRTENKIFSSGVVLNNKVYFGSQDHNVYEYDPVTNQQKIVIRTKGEVWSSGVVLNNKLYVGSWDHNVYEYDPVTNQQKVVIKTEGQVWSSGRILNNKLYFCSLDEHNIYEYDPVTNQQKIAIKTNGEVYSSGVTLNNKLYFGSHDNNVYEYEPITGQQKVVIKANGIIDSSGVVFKNKIYFGSDDSNVYEYDPTTAKQKVVIKANSWIRSSGVVFNNKLYFGSHDNNVYEYDPITGQQKIIIRTNNNVDSSGVVLNNKLYFGSQDHNVYEYSEYYLNSNLWQINDNSDTEILNELNYLNPDLDISQLEIISKTNNSAIVKIKDNLNNNDNNIKIHYSIDNGQNKIINLNELIKKALFFKFRDENPNLKFKEINYIDTDNLNFWDIEITKKENSFLWSNVPKNVCSDREIINKTPNTRSFNVPACEYNSKSKLVFQITTGLTKTKQENKLNGWNINSDDEIKLTDFTNINNENSEIINVLSNEFDLSNTNKQEKEMILSIFKEPADKFELNPNEKLKITYPVRIITSKVILNLKQKITGNITAKIIDDNNKEQIVTLSITEVMQILQKYNLLPNEITIDKNNDKITFNGEAFFSSEREGSVRTNTVTTIV
- a CDS encoding IS256 family transposase: MTKKIKKEPDAIDKVVDYFLENIDNPQDLFKGNTIFQEFTKKLTERMLNTEIKDYLETDENHNKRNGNTQKTIITKNGSIAIDVPRDRNSTFEPVIIPKRQRRFDNFDQKVISLYARGMTISDIKAQLQEFYHGAEISESLISQITDDVIEEVKMWQTKPLEKIYPIVYFDCIVVKVKQDKRIINKAVYLALGINLDGLKDILGMWISENEGAKFWLNNLTEMKNRGLQDILVACSDNLTGMSDAIEAVFPKTQHQLCIVHQIRNSLKFVPYKDRKLVANDLKSIYTAINEEIALIALDHFSEKWNKKYPQITKSWKNNWNNLIIFLEYPQEFRRIIYTTNAIESVNSQLRKVIKNKKIFPNDASVFKIFYLAFQNMVKKWTMPIQNWGSAISHLMIKFEDRVNLS